From a single Fusobacterium ulcerans ATCC 49185 genomic region:
- a CDS encoding carbamoyl phosphate synthase small subunit, with protein MKGKLILENGMSFDGKIFGHFGETTGEIVFTTGMTGYQEILTDPSFYGKIVVMTYPMVGNYGLNLEDMESDKIHLKGFIIKEDAKLPNNFRCEMTLEGFLSQYNVVGFKGVDTRELTKIIRDNGSMKAIITDKELTHKELKERFDNFSYENAVEQVSRKGIIEIGGNGLKIGVLDLGVKRSTLDTLEKMGFAVSVFPYDTSSDELLKHKLDGLIISSGPGNPNEMDRIVRAVRGTLANIPMLGISLGAQIINLALGGKVAKMNNGHRGVNHPVEDLKRDKIYITSQNHGYSIEKLGISSEATHFNLNDKTVEGFRCDDLAAMGVQFMPDFYPEDSNNVFADFLSLIEKGVNLEGIEYCDMDEEFEN; from the coding sequence ATGAAAGGAAAGCTTATTCTAGAAAATGGTATGAGTTTTGATGGAAAAATTTTTGGACATTTTGGAGAAACAACTGGGGAAATAGTTTTTACTACTGGAATGACTGGATATCAAGAAATTTTAACTGATCCATCTTTTTATGGAAAAATAGTTGTTATGACTTACCCAATGGTTGGAAACTATGGGTTAAATCTTGAAGATATGGAATCAGATAAAATACATTTGAAAGGATTTATTATAAAAGAAGATGCAAAACTTCCAAATAATTTCAGATGTGAAATGACTTTAGAAGGTTTTTTAAGTCAGTATAATGTAGTTGGATTCAAAGGAGTAGATACAAGAGAGTTAACTAAAATAATAAGAGATAATGGCTCAATGAAGGCTATTATTACAGATAAAGAATTAACACATAAGGAATTAAAAGAAAGATTTGATAACTTTTCATATGAAAATGCAGTAGAGCAAGTAAGCAGAAAAGGAATAATTGAAATTGGAGGAAATGGATTGAAAATAGGTGTGTTAGATTTAGGAGTAAAGAGAAGTACTTTAGATACATTGGAAAAAATGGGATTTGCTGTATCAGTATTTCCTTATGATACTTCATCAGATGAATTGTTAAAACACAAACTTGACGGACTTATAATTTCAAGTGGACCTGGAAATCCAAATGAAATGGATAGAATAGTTAGAGCTGTAAGAGGAACGTTAGCTAATATTCCAATGCTTGGAATTTCTTTAGGAGCCCAAATAATTAACTTAGCTCTAGGTGGAAAGGTAGCAAAAATGAATAATGGGCATAGAGGGGTAAATCATCCTGTTGAAGACTTAAAAAGAGATAAAATATATATAACCTCTCAAAATCATGGATATTCAATAGAAAAATTAGGAATATCTTCTGAAGCTACACATTTTAATCTTAATGATAAAACAGTAGAAGGATTTAGATGTGATGATCTTGCAGCTATGGGAGTTCAATTTATGCCCGATTTTTATCCAGAAGATTCAAACAATGTGTTTGCTGACTTTTTATCTCTTATTGAAAAAGGGGTAAATTTAGAAGGAATTGAATATTGTGATATGGATGAAGAATTTGAAAATTAG
- a CDS encoding YfcC family protein, translating to MSENTTRRKLTIPHTYVIIGIILVILTVLTYIIPAGTYERAVDPVLNRTMVVQGSFKYIEQTPVSPFHMFMAVVEGLVSTADIIFFIFFAYGFVYLLIKTGAFYGSLGALIKKFHGKETMIFPIFMIVFGICGSTFGLYEETYGLLPAFMGISVALGYDALVGGAAVILGTATGFAAATLNPFTIGIAQGIAELPIGSGIGLRIVCFIVFQGTAIIYLMLYARKVRLHPELSIVKDVKFNFSNGMNREEMEKLPFTGKHKLIMMLFVVTIAMLVYGTSQLGWYLNELSTLFFIMMIITGLVGGYNFSQIASLFIESVSDVIFGALAVGVARSLTIVMENGHIIDTIINFMASTLATMPKTVAAIGMVVVQNFINFFIPSGSGQAATSMPIMAPLADAIGLTRQTAVLAFQFGDGFSNMFWPTSAATVCGLMSLPIEKWYRFITPLFLFMFLLQVVFMVIAVAINYGPF from the coding sequence ATGTCAGAAAACACTACTAGAAGAAAACTTACAATACCACATACTTATGTAATAATTGGAATCATTCTTGTTATTTTAACTGTTTTAACTTATATCATACCAGCAGGTACTTATGAAAGAGCTGTAGACCCAGTTTTAAATAGAACTATGGTTGTTCAAGGATCATTTAAGTATATTGAGCAGACTCCTGTTTCTCCTTTTCATATGTTTATGGCAGTTGTAGAAGGATTGGTTTCTACTGCTGATATTATATTTTTTATCTTTTTTGCTTATGGATTTGTATATCTTTTAATAAAAACAGGAGCTTTTTATGGTTCTCTTGGTGCTCTTATTAAAAAATTTCATGGTAAAGAAACTATGATTTTTCCTATCTTTATGATAGTATTTGGAATCTGTGGATCTACTTTTGGTCTTTATGAAGAAACTTATGGACTGCTTCCAGCATTTATGGGAATATCTGTAGCTTTAGGATATGATGCTCTTGTTGGAGGAGCTGCAGTTATACTTGGTACAGCTACTGGATTTGCTGCTGCTACACTTAATCCCTTCACAATTGGAATAGCACAAGGAATAGCTGAACTTCCAATAGGGTCTGGAATTGGATTGAGAATCGTATGTTTTATAGTTTTTCAAGGAACTGCAATTATTTATCTTATGCTTTATGCAAGAAAAGTGAGACTTCATCCTGAATTATCTATAGTTAAAGATGTTAAATTTAATTTCTCTAATGGTATGAATCGTGAAGAGATGGAAAAACTTCCTTTCACTGGAAAACACAAACTTATCATGATGCTTTTTGTTGTAACTATAGCTATGCTGGTATATGGTACAAGTCAACTTGGATGGTATTTAAATGAACTTTCAACTTTGTTTTTTATCATGATGATAATAACTGGACTCGTTGGAGGATATAATTTCAGCCAAATTGCTTCCCTTTTTATAGAATCAGTTTCTGATGTTATCTTTGGGGCATTAGCAGTTGGAGTAGCAAGATCCCTTACTATAGTAATGGAAAATGGGCATATTATTGATACAATAATCAATTTCATGGCTAGTACACTTGCTACTATGCCTAAAACTGTTGCTGCTATTGGAATGGTTGTTGTACAAAACTTTATTAATTTCTTTATTCCATCTGGCTCAGGACAGGCAGCTACATCTATGCCTATTATGGCTCCTTTGGCTGATGCTATTGGACTTACAAGACAGACAGCTGTACTTGCATTCCAATTTGGAGATGGGTTCTCAAATATGTTCTGGCCTACATCAGCAGCCACTGTATGTGGACTTATGAGTCTTCCAATAGAGAAATGGTATAGATTTATTACACCATTATTTCTATTTATGTTCCTGCTGCAAGTTGTATTTATGGTTATAGCAGTGGCAATTAATTATGGACCTTTTTAA
- a CDS encoding M20 family metallopeptidase has protein sequence MFKLESIKKELYTVEDTYKKDIEAVCDYIFKNPELGEKEFLSSKYLIDLLKKNDFTVKENYCGLPTAFRAEFGDDNGPSIAFLAEYDALPGYGPDKVPGHACGHNWIAAGTYGAALVLSKFKNNFKGKIILIGTPAEETLGGKVNMVEQNAFDDIDIVLQMHLEANNNLNCKTLAIDCIKFQFTGKAAHAAAHPDEGINALDAVQLMYSGINCLRQHITSDSRIHGIITSGGDAPNTVPDFAECKFHIRSNDRAYLNTLTQKVINCAKGAELMTGAVLKYEKYENSFDNLLNLPSLQDLMRKNLIEVGVSSFLDEKHGASGSSDIGNVSQVCPTMYTELALDIDEVCFVHDEAYLKYVNSEEAYDKLHKSVKAMTGTALELYCEPELLKVVKEDFKKLKRS, from the coding sequence ATGTTTAAACTAGAAAGTATTAAAAAAGAACTTTATACTGTTGAAGATACTTACAAAAAAGATATTGAAGCTGTATGTGACTATATTTTTAAAAATCCCGAGCTAGGAGAGAAAGAATTCCTTTCTTCAAAATATCTTATAGACCTTTTAAAGAAAAATGATTTTACTGTAAAGGAAAATTATTGTGGACTTCCTACTGCTTTCAGAGCTGAATTTGGAGATGATAATGGACCAAGCATAGCTTTTCTTGCTGAGTATGATGCTCTTCCTGGATATGGACCTGATAAAGTTCCTGGACATGCTTGTGGACATAACTGGATAGCTGCTGGAACTTATGGAGCTGCTCTTGTTTTATCAAAATTTAAAAATAATTTTAAAGGTAAAATAATTCTAATTGGAACTCCAGCAGAGGAAACTTTAGGTGGAAAAGTAAATATGGTTGAACAAAATGCTTTTGATGATATTGATATTGTCCTTCAAATGCACTTAGAAGCTAATAATAATCTTAACTGTAAAACTCTGGCTATTGATTGTATAAAATTCCAGTTCACTGGTAAGGCTGCTCATGCTGCTGCTCATCCAGATGAAGGAATAAATGCCTTAGATGCTGTTCAATTAATGTATAGTGGTATTAATTGTTTAAGACAACATATAACTTCTGATTCAAGAATTCATGGTATTATCACAAGTGGTGGAGATGCCCCTAATACTGTTCCTGATTTTGCTGAATGTAAATTTCATATCAGATCAAATGACAGAGCTTATTTAAACACTCTTACTCAGAAAGTAATAAACTGTGCAAAAGGTGCAGAACTTATGACAGGTGCTGTTTTAAAATATGAAAAATATGAAAATTCATTTGATAATTTGCTGAATCTTCCATCTCTCCAAGATTTAATGCGAAAAAATCTTATAGAAGTTGGAGTAAGCAGTTTTTTAGACGAAAAGCATGGAGCTAGTGGTTCATCAGATATAGGGAATGTAAGTCAGGTTTGTCCTACTATGTATACAGAATTAGCTCTTGATATTGATGAAGTATGCTTTGTTCATGATGAGGCATATTTGAAATATGTAAATTCAGAAGAAGCATATGATAAACTTCACAAATCTGTAAAAGCTATGACTGGAACTGCTTTGGAACTTTATTGTGAACCTGAATTATTAAAAGTTGTAAAAGAAGATTTTAAAAAATTAAAAAGAAGTTAA
- a CDS encoding carbamoyl phosphate synthase small subunit translates to MKGKLILENGMSFEGKIFGELGETVGELVFNTGMTGYQELLTDPSYCGQIVVMTYPMIGNYGINLEDMESSKIHLKGFVIKEDAKLPNNFRCEMTLDGFLRQNKVVAFKGVDTRQLTKIIREEGAMRAIITSQDLTQKEIDEHFEKFCNKDAVSKVSTKEIYEIPGTGKRIGVMDFGIKRNILRSFKKRDCHMVVFPWNTTAEEIIKYDLDGLFLSNGPGDPADLTEVINEIKKMVGKLPIVAICLGHQLLAWALGGSTTKLKYGHRGCNHPVKDLEKNKIFITSQNHGYVVDNVPEAMKVTHINLNDNSIEGMKSSELKIMCVQYHPEAWPGPSDSDYLFDDFLQVIEG, encoded by the coding sequence ATGAAAGGAAAGCTTATTCTTGAAAATGGTATGAGTTTTGAAGGAAAGATTTTTGGAGAGTTAGGGGAAACTGTTGGAGAACTTGTTTTTAATACAGGAATGACAGGGTACCAGGAGCTTTTAACAGATCCTTCTTATTGTGGGCAGATAGTAGTAATGACATATCCTATGATAGGAAATTATGGAATAAATCTAGAGGACATGGAGTCTTCTAAAATACATTTAAAAGGGTTTGTTATTAAAGAAGATGCAAAACTTCCAAATAACTTTAGATGCGAGATGACTTTAGATGGATTCTTGAGACAAAATAAAGTTGTGGCATTCAAAGGTGTAGATACAAGACAGCTTACAAAGATAATAAGAGAAGAGGGAGCTATGAGAGCTATAATCACTTCTCAAGACCTGACTCAAAAAGAGATAGATGAACACTTTGAAAAATTCTGCAACAAAGATGCAGTAAGCAAAGTAAGTACAAAAGAGATATATGAAATACCAGGTACTGGAAAAAGAATAGGGGTAATGGATTTTGGAATCAAAAGAAATATCCTTAGAAGTTTTAAAAAGAGAGATTGTCATATGGTAGTTTTTCCTTGGAACACAACTGCTGAAGAGATAATTAAATATGATCTTGATGGATTGTTCCTTTCAAATGGACCAGGAGACCCAGCTGATCTTACAGAAGTAATAAATGAAATAAAGAAAATGGTAGGAAAACTTCCAATAGTTGCAATATGTCTTGGACATCAGCTTCTGGCATGGGCACTTGGAGGATCTACTACTAAATTAAAATATGGTCACAGAGGATGCAATCATCCAGTTAAAGATTTAGAGAAAAATAAGATATTCATAACTTCACAAAACCATGGTTATGTAGTGGATAATGTACCAGAGGCTATGAAAGTAACTCATATAAACCTGAACGATAATTCTATTGAGGGAATGAAAAGCAGCGAATTGAAAATAATGTGTGTACAGTACCATCCAGAAGCTTGGCCTGGACCATCTGATTCTGATTATCTGTTTGATGATTTCTTACAAGTTATAGAAGGTTAA
- the carB gene encoding carbamoyl-phosphate synthase large subunit, translated as MLDKSIKKTLVIGSGPIIIGQAAEFDYSGTQACETLKKEGIEVVLINSNPATIMTDKAVADRIYIEPITADFVEKVIAKERPDSILAGMGGQTALNMAVELSEKGILEKYGVKVIGTPIESIKRGEDRELFREAMEKIGEPIIQSKIVENLEDGFRVAREIGYPVVVRPAYTLGGTGGGFAYNPKELEDILMKGLALSRVKQVLIEKSILGWKEIEYEVIRDKDGNCITVCNMENIDPVGIHTGDSIVVAPSQTLSDREYQMLRTSAIKIVNEIGVIGGCNVQFSLHPKSFEYAIIEINPRVSRSSALASKATGYPIARVATRLSLGYLLDEVKNEVTGKTFACFEPALDYIVVKIPKWPFDKFKKADKKLGTKMMATGEVMAIGNNFEAAFLKGIRSLEIGRYNLEHPVAQKMTMEELKAAVVKPDDERIFIVAEMLRRGYIKEKLQKITGIDKFFMEKIEWIVKQEEILKDTEFKNLDETYLRNLKKKGFSDKGIASLMGVTEKDIERKRKYFHIEPVYKMVDTCAGEFAADSSYFYSTYDQYDEVEVSNKRKIVVIGSGPIRIGQGIEFDYCTVHAVKTLKKLGIESIIINNNPETVSTDFSTADKLYFEPLVTEDIMNILEKEKPEGVILQFGGQTAIKLANDLSDRGIKVIGTSADKIDEAEDRERFEEMMEELDIARPKGRAVWDVEHGIEIANEINYPVLVRPSYVLGGQGMEICHDEYNLVKYLEASFDRDPSNPVLIDKYLNGIELEVDAICDGEDILIPGVMEHLERAGVHSGDSITIYPQQNLYEGTEAELLEITKRIAKALEVKGMMNIQFIAYENKLYVIEVNPRSSRTVPYISKVSGVPAIEIATRVALGEKLKDMAYGTGIYKKPNVVAVKVPVFSTEKLSSVEVSLGPEMRSTGEVLGVGNNVDEAIYKGLLGANRVHLIKDRKILVTIRDKDKDEFLPIAKSLIAHGSILFATSGTQKFLAENGVEATVVNKIDEPSPNISDVLKNREVDLLINTPTKANDAQRDGFKMRRTAIEYGVDVLTALDTINAILRMQDGHIEEDKLDVFDVSKI; from the coding sequence ATGTTAGATAAGTCTATAAAAAAGACATTAGTTATAGGTTCAGGGCCAATCATAATAGGACAGGCAGCAGAGTTTGACTATTCAGGAACTCAGGCTTGTGAGACTCTGAAAAAAGAGGGAATAGAAGTTGTACTGATCAACTCTAACCCAGCAACAATAATGACAGATAAAGCAGTAGCTGACAGAATATATATAGAACCAATCACAGCAGACTTTGTTGAAAAAGTAATAGCTAAAGAGAGACCAGACTCTATTCTTGCTGGAATGGGAGGACAGACAGCATTAAATATGGCTGTTGAACTATCTGAAAAAGGTATTCTTGAAAAATATGGAGTAAAAGTAATCGGAACTCCTATCGAATCTATCAAAAGAGGAGAAGACAGAGAACTATTCAGAGAAGCTATGGAAAAAATAGGAGAGCCTATTATTCAAAGTAAAATAGTAGAAAACCTTGAAGATGGTTTCAGAGTAGCTAGAGAAATAGGGTATCCAGTAGTAGTAAGACCTGCTTATACACTTGGAGGAACTGGTGGAGGATTTGCATATAATCCAAAAGAGCTTGAAGATATCCTTATGAAAGGACTGGCTCTGTCTAGAGTAAAACAGGTGCTTATTGAAAAATCTATTCTTGGTTGGAAAGAGATAGAATATGAAGTAATAAGAGATAAAGATGGAAACTGTATTACAGTATGTAATATGGAAAATATTGACCCAGTAGGAATTCATACAGGAGACTCAATAGTTGTTGCTCCTTCTCAAACTTTATCAGATAGAGAATACCAAATGCTTAGAACTTCTGCTATTAAAATAGTAAATGAAATTGGAGTTATTGGAGGATGCAACGTACAATTCTCTCTTCACCCAAAATCATTTGAATATGCAATAATAGAAATCAACCCAAGAGTATCAAGATCATCAGCACTAGCTTCTAAAGCAACAGGATATCCTATTGCAAGGGTAGCTACAAGATTATCTCTAGGATACCTGTTAGATGAAGTAAAAAATGAAGTAACTGGAAAAACTTTTGCTTGTTTTGAGCCAGCTCTTGACTATATAGTTGTAAAAATACCTAAATGGCCGTTTGATAAATTTAAAAAGGCTGATAAAAAACTTGGTACAAAAATGATGGCAACAGGGGAAGTTATGGCAATAGGAAATAACTTTGAAGCTGCATTCTTAAAAGGTATCAGATCACTTGAAATAGGAAGATACAACTTAGAGCATCCAGTAGCTCAAAAGATGACTATGGAAGAGTTAAAAGCAGCAGTTGTAAAACCAGATGATGAGAGAATCTTCATAGTGGCAGAAATGCTTAGAAGAGGATACATCAAAGAAAAATTACAAAAGATAACTGGAATAGATAAATTCTTCATGGAAAAAATAGAATGGATTGTTAAACAGGAAGAAATTTTAAAAGATACAGAATTTAAAAATTTAGATGAAACATATTTAAGAAATCTTAAAAAGAAAGGATTCTCAGACAAAGGAATTGCATCTTTAATGGGAGTTACTGAAAAAGATATTGAAAGAAAAAGAAAATATTTCCACATAGAGCCAGTATATAAAATGGTTGATACTTGTGCTGGAGAATTTGCAGCTGATTCATCATATTTTTATTCAACATATGATCAATATGATGAGGTAGAAGTATCTAATAAAAGAAAAATAGTGGTAATAGGATCAGGACCAATCAGAATTGGACAGGGAATAGAATTTGACTACTGTACAGTTCATGCAGTAAAAACATTAAAGAAACTGGGAATAGAAAGCATCATAATAAACAATAACCCAGAGACAGTATCAACAGACTTCTCAACAGCAGACAAACTATACTTTGAACCATTAGTAACAGAAGATATAATGAATATCCTTGAAAAAGAGAAACCAGAGGGAGTAATACTTCAATTTGGAGGACAGACAGCAATCAAATTAGCAAATGATTTGAGCGATAGAGGAATCAAAGTAATAGGAACAAGTGCAGATAAAATAGATGAAGCAGAAGACAGAGAAAGATTCGAAGAAATGATGGAAGAGCTTGATATTGCTAGACCAAAAGGAAGAGCAGTATGGGATGTAGAGCATGGAATAGAAATAGCAAATGAAATAAACTATCCAGTGCTGGTAAGACCATCATATGTACTAGGTGGACAGGGAATGGAAATATGTCACGATGAATATAATCTGGTAAAATACCTAGAAGCATCATTTGACAGAGATCCATCAAATCCAGTGTTGATAGATAAATATCTAAATGGAATCGAATTAGAAGTAGATGCTATCTGTGATGGAGAAGATATCTTAATACCAGGAGTAATGGAGCATTTAGAAAGAGCTGGAGTTCACTCAGGAGACTCAATTACTATTTATCCTCAACAGAATCTATACGAAGGAACTGAAGCTGAACTTTTAGAAATAACTAAGAGAATAGCAAAAGCTCTTGAAGTAAAAGGTATGATGAATATTCAGTTTATCGCATATGAAAATAAACTTTATGTAATAGAAGTAAACCCAAGATCATCAAGAACAGTTCCATATATCTCAAAAGTATCAGGAGTACCAGCTATTGAAATAGCAACAAGAGTAGCACTTGGAGAAAAACTAAAAGATATGGCATATGGAACAGGAATCTACAAGAAGCCAAATGTAGTAGCAGTAAAAGTACCAGTATTCTCAACAGAAAAACTATCAAGTGTAGAGGTATCATTAGGACCAGAAATGAGATCAACAGGAGAGGTATTGGGAGTAGGAAACAATGTAGATGAAGCTATCTATAAAGGGCTACTTGGAGCTAACAGAGTGCACCTTATCAAAGACAGAAAAATACTGGTAACTATCAGAGATAAAGATAAAGATGAATTTTTACCAATTGCTAAGAGCTTAATTGCACATGGATCAATCCTATTTGCAACAAGTGGAACACAAAAATTCCTAGCAGAAAATGGAGTAGAAGCAACAGTAGTAAATAAAATAGATGAACCATCGCCAAACATTTCAGATGTATTAAAAAATAGAGAAGTAGATCTATTAATAAATACACCAACAAAGGCAAATGATGCTCAAAGAGATGGATTTAAAATGAGAAGAACAGCAATAGAGTATGGAGTGGATGTATTAACAGCTCTTGATACAATTAATGCTATTCTTAGAATGCAGGATGGACATATAGAAGAGGACAAGCTAGATGTATTTGATGTAAGTAAAATCTAA
- a CDS encoding patatin-like phospholipase family protein, whose amino-acid sequence MDKKEIKIGLALSGGGMRATLFHLGILKWLAEMELLENIEHVSTVSGGSIGAGLVYSSNNMKWPSSKEYLEKVLPEIKKKILDKDVTFGAFGKTLEGWDIKKLFESKAESLAKTMKKYWKMDGIIKELSEKPAWYINCTTFETGKCFRFSQKRCGDYKIGYFDGSNFPIAEAVAASAGFPILIGMTEVKTDKYIWKNYEGEEVKLPADKIHLWDGGVYDNLGIEALYKPDNGGECRKGINFCIVSDASAGTEEFTKPSKNLFGKLTDIKRLVDIDMDQVAGLRLRNFVDFIINKKSGMCLKIGNSAEKITARGIIDEKVKEKLLKECLGKEESEKLKNYPTTLFKPSEKDFDLIVRHGYENAKCVYYSYESTLK is encoded by the coding sequence ATGGATAAAAAAGAAATAAAAATAGGGCTTGCATTATCAGGTGGAGGTATGAGAGCTACTCTTTTTCATTTGGGAATATTAAAATGGCTGGCTGAAATGGAGCTTCTAGAAAATATTGAACATGTATCAACAGTATCTGGGGGGAGTATTGGTGCTGGATTAGTCTATTCATCAAATAATATGAAGTGGCCTTCAAGCAAGGAATATCTTGAAAAAGTACTTCCTGAAATAAAGAAAAAGATTTTAGATAAAGATGTAACATTTGGAGCTTTTGGAAAAACTCTTGAAGGATGGGATATAAAGAAACTATTTGAAAGCAAGGCAGAATCTCTTGCTAAAACTATGAAAAAATACTGGAAAATGGATGGAATAATTAAAGAATTATCTGAAAAACCAGCATGGTATATAAACTGTACAACTTTTGAAACTGGAAAATGTTTCCGTTTCAGTCAAAAAAGATGTGGAGACTATAAAATAGGATATTTTGATGGCAGCAATTTTCCTATTGCAGAAGCAGTAGCTGCTTCAGCTGGATTCCCCATACTAATAGGAATGACAGAAGTAAAAACTGATAAATATATCTGGAAAAATTATGAAGGAGAAGAGGTAAAATTACCAGCAGATAAAATTCACCTTTGGGATGGAGGAGTATATGACAATCTTGGAATAGAAGCTCTATATAAACCAGATAATGGTGGAGAATGCAGAAAGGGAATAAATTTCTGTATTGTAAGTGATGCTTCAGCAGGAACAGAGGAATTTACAAAACCAAGTAAAAATTTATTTGGAAAGCTGACAGATATAAAAAGACTGGTGGATATAGATATGGATCAGGTTGCTGGATTAAGATTGAGAAATTTTGTTGATTTTATAATTAATAAAAAATCAGGTATGTGTTTAAAAATTGGAAATTCGGCTGAAAAAATAACTGCTAGAGGAATAATAGATGAAAAAGTAAAAGAGAAACTTTTAAAAGAATGTTTAGGTAAAGAGGAAAGCGAAAAATTGAAAAATTATCCAACAACTTTATTCAAGCCTAGTGAAAAAGACTTTGATTTAATAGTAAGGCATGGATATGAAAATGCTAAATGTGTATATTATTCTTATGAGTCAACACTTAAATAA